Proteins encoded within one genomic window of Pongo pygmaeus isolate AG05252 chromosome 4, NHGRI_mPonPyg2-v2.0_pri, whole genome shotgun sequence:
- the CXCL14 gene encoding C-X-C motif chemokine 14 — protein MSLLPRRAPPVSMRLLAAALLLLLLALYTARVDGSKCKCSRKGPKIRYSDVKKLEMKPKYPHCEEKMVIITTKSVSRYRGQEHCLHPKLQSTKRFIKWYNAWNEKRRVYEE, from the exons ATGTCCCTGCTCCCACGCCGCGCCCCTCCAGTCAGCATGAGGCTCCTGGCGGCCgcgctgctcctgctgctgctggcgCTGTACACCGCGCGTGTGGACG GGTCCAAATGCAAGTGTTCCCGGAAGGGACCCAAGATCCGCTACAGCGACGTGAAGAAGCTGGAAATGAAACCAAAGTACCCGCACTGCGAGGAGAAGATGGTTAT CATCACCACCAAGAGCGTGTCCAGGTACCGAGGTCAGGAGCACTGCCTGCACCCCAAGCTGCAGAGCACCAAGCGCTTCATCAAGTGGTACAACGCCTGGAACGAGAAGCGCAG GGTCTACGAAGAATAG